From a single Nostoc sp. MS1 genomic region:
- a CDS encoding beta strand repeat-containing protein, with product MQKPPTLLGLFNDLGILSNCLLLSLGMMLIWYDYAKADVISDGTLNTTVTQSGTKFIITDGTRVGNNLFHSFSQFSVPSNGSAVFNNATDIQNIFSRVTGGNISDIDGLIQANGSANLFLLNPAGILFRSHAKLDIGGSFVGSTANSIKFADGAEFVVTPTSGTPLLTLAVPIGLQFGTTPKPIQVEGTGHQLQLLNSANPGNSPINPQSHVTGIQLEVKPGKTLALIGGDISLVGGTLKATDGRIELGSVGAGMVSFEGGKFNYDNVQSFRDIHFSQKALADASGLGGGAIQIQGVQVSFIDGSVALIQNLGSQSSEGINIRAAELFEGIGVDANSLIPSGLRNETLATGNNGEIAVTTRQLVLEQGGRINSYTYGSGKSSNITLKVDDSLKLIGFTPIYPNPSSISTGTYGVGSAGDIHISTRQLTAVNGGAISAASLGSGAAGNVTVKATELIELNGFMPGLFIPSSISSPALSAGNAGNVQVDTNRLILSNGGRVDSSTVASGKGGNLVINATDSIEVMGTVPGSRNPSLISSSANILDESFRQRFKLPPAPSGDSGSLTINTSKLTVSDGALINVQNEGSGNAGALRINAGSIFLNNRGRITASAQSGEGGNLNLQVQNTIVMRQSSLISTEAGGTGNGGNLTIDAPFIIGLENSDIIANAFQGNGGKIQLTTKSIFGLEYRPQLTPENDITASSQFGVSGEVQINNIGLDPNSGLVELPANVTDPSQQISTGCANNQASSFVATGRGGIPQNPQQQIGSDRTWSDTRDISVFRKSGNLTTQAPTSPETLTQATSWYRNAQGKIELIATSSSTNVQTLTCAAVPKS from the coding sequence ATGCAAAAACCCCCTACTTTATTGGGTTTGTTTAATGACTTAGGCATATTGAGCAATTGCTTATTGCTATCGTTAGGAATGATGCTTATATGGTATGACTATGCCAAAGCCGATGTTATCTCTGATGGTACGCTAAATACTACCGTTACCCAAAGTGGCACTAAATTTATCATTACCGATGGTACTCGTGTCGGGAATAATCTCTTCCACAGCTTCAGCCAATTCTCTGTTCCCAGCAACGGCTCGGCAGTCTTCAACAACGCCACAGATATTCAAAACATCTTCAGCCGTGTCACAGGCGGTAACATATCTGACATTGATGGCTTAATTCAAGCTAATGGCAGCGCTAATCTCTTTTTACTCAATCCGGCTGGTATCCTGTTTCGTTCCCATGCCAAGTTAGATATCGGTGGCTCGTTTGTGGGTAGCACAGCCAATAGCATCAAGTTTGCCGATGGTGCAGAATTTGTCGTTACACCTACTTCCGGCACACCACTACTCACCCTAGCCGTACCCATTGGCTTACAGTTTGGCACAACCCCAAAACCAATTCAGGTTGAGGGTACAGGACATCAATTACAACTACTCAATTCAGCCAATCCAGGTAACTCACCCATTAATCCACAAAGCCATGTCACAGGAATACAGCTAGAAGTTAAGCCAGGAAAGACCTTAGCCCTGATCGGTGGGGATATTAGTTTAGTCGGTGGTACTCTCAAAGCGACGGACGGACGTATCGAGTTAGGCAGCGTTGGTGCTGGAATGGTCAGCTTTGAGGGTGGGAAATTTAACTATGACAATGTGCAGAGTTTCCGAGATATTCACTTTTCTCAAAAAGCCTTAGCTGATGCTAGTGGTCTTGGTGGGGGAGCAATTCAAATCCAAGGAGTGCAGGTTAGTTTCATTGATGGGTCAGTTGCTCTCATCCAAAACTTGGGGTCACAATCCTCTGAAGGTATTAACATCCGAGCTGCTGAATTGTTCGAGGGTATAGGTGTTGATGCCAATAGTCTCATACCTAGCGGTTTGCGGAATGAAACCTTGGCTACTGGTAATAATGGAGAGATTGCAGTTACGACTAGACAGTTAGTATTAGAGCAGGGCGGAAGAATTAATTCTTACACCTATGGTTCGGGTAAATCTAGCAATATTACCCTAAAAGTTGATGATTCATTGAAATTAATCGGTTTTACACCCATTTACCCCAATCCAAGCTCTATTTCTACTGGAACCTACGGTGTTGGTTCGGCTGGAGATATCCACATTTCCACTAGACAGTTAACTGCTGTAAATGGTGGGGCAATTAGCGCTGCCAGCCTTGGTAGTGGTGCGGCGGGGAATGTGACTGTCAAGGCAACTGAGTTAATAGAATTAAATGGATTTATGCCGGGATTATTTATCCCTAGTTCGATTAGTTCTCCTGCTCTTTCTGCTGGCAATGCTGGCAATGTACAAGTAGATACTAATAGACTCATCCTCAGCAATGGAGGCAGAGTTGATTCCTCTACTGTTGCTAGTGGCAAAGGTGGTAATTTAGTAATTAATGCTACTGACTCTATTGAAGTCATGGGTACTGTGCCAGGTTCCCGCAATCCCAGCCTAATTAGTTCCTCTGCCAATATTTTAGATGAATCATTCCGTCAACGCTTTAAACTTCCACCTGCACCCTCTGGAGACTCTGGTAGCCTAACAATTAATACAAGTAAATTAACTGTTAGCGATGGTGCATTAATCAATGTCCAGAATGAGGGAAGCGGTAATGCTGGGGCGTTACGCATCAACGCTGGCTCTATTTTTCTCAACAATCGTGGTAGGATTACAGCTTCGGCGCAGTCTGGTGAGGGTGGTAATCTCAACTTGCAGGTGCAAAATACTATAGTTATGCGACAGAGCAGCCTGATATCAACCGAAGCAGGCGGTACAGGTAATGGGGGCAATCTGACTATTGATGCACCCTTTATTATTGGTCTAGAAAATAGCGACATTATCGCTAATGCCTTCCAAGGGAATGGCGGGAAAATTCAACTCACTACCAAAAGTATCTTTGGTTTAGAGTATCGTCCTCAACTTACTCCAGAAAACGATATCACTGCTAGTTCTCAATTTGGAGTTAGTGGAGAGGTGCAAATCAATAACATTGGACTTGATCCCAACTCTGGCTTAGTTGAACTACCTGCAAATGTCACAGATCCATCGCAGCAAATTTCTACAGGCTGTGCAAATAATCAAGCTAGTAGTTTTGTCGCTACAGGAAGGGGTGGAATACCACAAAATCCCCAACAACAAATTGGGAGCGATCGCACTTGGTCTGATACCCGCGACATCAGTGTATTCCGCAAATCCGGCAACTTGACTACCCAAGCACCTACATCACCGGAAACTCTCACACAAGCCACTTCTTGGTATCGTAACGCTCAGGGTAAAATTGAGTTAATCGCCACCTCATCTTCTACAAATGTGCAGACTTTAACTTGTGCTGCGGTTCCTAAGAGTTAA
- a CDS encoding sensor histidine kinase has product MTRPVHILLVDDNPNNLKVLSEAIQGYGWKALMATDGESAIEQTEYAIPDLILLDVMMPGIDGFETCRRLKANPITENIPIIFMTALADAKDKVKGLEIGAVDYITKPFQQEEVIARLKLHLKISHLTRTLEESVQKRTAELTQSLHNLQQTQLQLIQSEKMSILGQLVAGIGHEINNPIGFIAGSLSHIEEYTNSLLSLISLQQQKFPDSDPEIEDLIAEIDLEYIHEDLPKLIKSMSQGINRLKDISLSLRTFARADISSQVEFQIHEGIDSTLMLLKHRLKGSGNRTEIKVVTEYGNLPPISCYPGQLNQVFMNIIANAVDAFDETDHQYFQQTSSQPTIHIITSVDSQRENVIISIRDNGCGMPLEVQARIFEQSFTTKPVGKGTGLGLAISHEIIVNKHHGNINCNSTLGDGTQFTIILPINYCG; this is encoded by the coding sequence ATGACTAGGCCAGTACATATCCTCTTAGTAGATGATAATCCTAATAATCTCAAGGTGCTATCAGAAGCAATTCAAGGGTATGGCTGGAAAGCACTGATGGCCACAGATGGAGAATCGGCGATCGAGCAGACAGAATATGCCATTCCCGATCTTATTCTTCTTGATGTGATGATGCCGGGTATTGATGGATTTGAAACTTGTCGGCGGTTAAAAGCAAATCCAATTACAGAAAATATCCCTATTATTTTTATGACTGCGCTGGCTGATGCTAAAGACAAGGTAAAGGGATTAGAAATTGGCGCAGTTGACTATATCACCAAACCTTTCCAACAGGAAGAAGTTATTGCACGATTAAAATTACATTTAAAAATCTCCCATCTTACTCGCACATTAGAAGAATCCGTACAAAAGCGTACCGCAGAATTAACCCAATCTTTACATAATTTACAACAAACACAATTACAACTAATCCAAAGCGAAAAAATGTCCATTCTTGGACAACTAGTAGCAGGAATTGGGCATGAAATTAATAACCCCATTGGTTTTATTGCTGGTAGCTTATCTCATATAGAAGAATATACAAATAGTCTGCTCAGTTTAATAAGTTTACAACAACAGAAATTCCCAGATTCAGACCCAGAAATTGAGGATTTAATTGCAGAAATTGACCTGGAGTATATTCATGAGGATTTACCTAAATTAATTAAATCAATGAGCCAGGGAATTAACCGTCTTAAAGATATTAGTTTATCCCTAAGAACCTTTGCTCGTGCAGATATTTCATCTCAAGTAGAGTTTCAAATTCACGAAGGGATTGATAGTACTTTGATGCTATTAAAGCATCGTTTAAAAGGTAGTGGGAACCGCACAGAAATTAAAGTTGTTACAGAATATGGAAATTTGCCGCCAATTAGTTGCTATCCTGGACAACTTAATCAAGTATTCATGAATATCATTGCCAATGCTGTTGATGCTTTTGATGAAACTGACCACCAATATTTTCAACAGACATCTAGCCAACCCACTATCCATATCATCACATCAGTTGATTCTCAGCGAGAAAATGTCATAATTTCAATTCGAGATAACGGATGTGGTATGCCGTTGGAAGTGCAAGCGAGAATTTTTGAACAATCTTTTACAACTAAACCTGTAGGAAAAGGTACAGGTTTAGGATTAGCTATTAGTCACGAAATTATTGTTAATAAACATCATGGAAATATTAATTGTAACTCAACACTCGGTGATGGGACACAGTTTACTATTATTCTACCAATTAATTACTGTGGCTAA
- a CDS encoding CHASE2 domain-containing protein: MWRKLKSFINRTRSILIITPSVAVIVIVGQSLGLFNLLEWKLRDQWVRQHVSEEIADEIVIVTIDEKDIQTVGKWPIPDWSLAELLTKIKQQKPRAIGLDLYRDLPESQGYEKLVQVFRTTPNLIGVEKITGERVNPPPELKKLEQVGLADLVLDGDRFVRRALLTAEDVKDQGKIKAGLATLVALKYLEAEKISLESVDEKQQKFRLGKAIYVPLKHQDAGYTEADLGGYQILLNWHGSETAFRTVPMRNVLAGKIKSDFMRDRMVFIGSTASSTNDFFSTPFSSGLNAQKPTPGVVIHANIALQLVQGAKTGKTNLNGISGLYTSYWIVLWAVIGSVGSWCLGSTRYKRQIPGGNIFWASVSITGGFLGASYGLFLGGVLIPITPALAAFLSSVIATTNAHKQKKLEAANQELEIANAQLLDYSKTLELKVQERTHELMEAKQAADAANQAKSEFLANMSHELRTPLNAILGFAQVLEISPDMSEKNLQGVKIINQSGSHLLMLINDILDLSKIEARKLELVTTVVYLPNFLHGITEICGIRAKEKSINFQISVSDSLPSVVEVDEKRLRQVLINLLGNAIKFTDNGGVTLKVELLENEQSPSPTPHSIAKIRFQIEDTGIGMSAQQIEKIFLPFEQVGSAQQRSEGTGLGLAISQKIAALMGSEIQVQSQPGEGSLFWLDLQLPIPLSHDWQNVGASPFPSNQKIIGIQGNTPQILIVDDDDNHRAILSRLLQEVGCRTVEANDGEQGLKMAIAHHPDMILLDLAMPNMDGFEFIVHLQKQPQTNNIPIIVSSANVFEENRQRSIQAGATAFVPKPLHADELLNTIHSVLKFDWIDDAPSTPQPSLPQSEAISDSELVVPSQEILQQLYHLAMMGDIQAIEGIIKELTQTNSQLTPFATQLSKLAADFQTAKIRKFLKSFITMELRQ, encoded by the coding sequence ATGTGGCGTAAACTTAAATCCTTCATCAATCGCACTCGCAGCATTTTGATTATTACTCCTAGTGTGGCCGTGATAGTGATTGTCGGGCAATCATTGGGACTGTTTAATTTACTGGAATGGAAACTACGCGATCAATGGGTACGTCAGCACGTATCTGAGGAAATCGCTGATGAAATTGTCATTGTCACAATTGATGAAAAAGATATTCAAACAGTGGGTAAATGGCCGATTCCAGATTGGTCATTAGCAGAATTACTAACCAAAATTAAACAACAGAAACCCAGAGCTATCGGTTTAGATTTATATAGGGATTTGCCAGAAAGTCAGGGATATGAAAAGCTGGTGCAAGTTTTTCGGACTACTCCCAATTTAATCGGAGTTGAGAAAATTACTGGTGAGCGCGTCAATCCCCCACCGGAACTGAAAAAACTTGAGCAAGTAGGATTAGCTGATTTAGTGTTAGATGGCGATCGCTTTGTGCGTCGTGCTTTACTAACGGCGGAAGATGTCAAAGACCAAGGTAAAATCAAAGCTGGATTGGCAACTTTAGTCGCACTTAAATATCTAGAAGCAGAAAAAATTAGCTTAGAATCTGTTGATGAAAAGCAACAGAAATTCCGTTTGGGTAAAGCCATCTACGTTCCCCTCAAACATCAAGATGCAGGTTATACAGAAGCTGATTTAGGTGGCTATCAAATTCTCCTCAATTGGCATGGTTCAGAAACAGCCTTCCGCACAGTTCCCATGCGTAATGTATTGGCAGGTAAAATTAAGAGCGATTTTATGCGCGATCGCATGGTATTTATTGGCTCCACCGCCTCCAGCACTAACGATTTCTTCAGCACACCTTTTTCGTCCGGGCTAAATGCCCAAAAGCCAACTCCTGGTGTGGTGATTCACGCTAATATCGCCTTGCAACTGGTACAGGGTGCAAAAACTGGCAAAACTAACCTAAATGGTATTTCTGGGCTTTATACTTCATACTGGATTGTTTTGTGGGCTGTTATTGGTTCGGTAGGTAGTTGGTGCTTAGGTAGTACCCGTTACAAACGTCAAATTCCCGGTGGTAACATTTTTTGGGCTAGCGTTAGCATCACTGGGGGCTTCCTGGGAGCTAGTTATGGGTTATTTTTAGGTGGTGTTTTAATACCAATTACTCCAGCCTTAGCCGCTTTTTTGAGTAGCGTTATCGCCACAACTAACGCCCATAAACAAAAGAAATTAGAAGCAGCAAATCAAGAATTAGAAATTGCCAACGCTCAATTACTAGATTATTCCAAAACCCTAGAGTTAAAAGTTCAGGAACGCACCCACGAACTAATGGAAGCTAAACAAGCTGCTGATGCTGCTAACCAAGCCAAGAGCGAGTTCCTAGCTAATATGAGTCACGAACTAAGAACACCACTTAATGCCATCTTGGGTTTTGCCCAGGTATTAGAAATATCACCAGACATGAGCGAGAAAAATCTGCAAGGAGTGAAAATTATCAACCAAAGCGGTTCACACCTCCTCATGTTGATTAATGACATTCTCGATTTGTCAAAAATAGAAGCTCGTAAATTAGAGTTAGTAACTACAGTTGTCTATTTACCTAATTTTCTCCACGGAATTACGGAAATATGCGGTATTCGAGCCAAAGAAAAAAGTATTAACTTCCAGATTTCCGTAAGCGATAGTCTACCATCAGTCGTTGAAGTAGACGAGAAGCGCCTCCGCCAAGTCTTAATCAACTTATTAGGTAACGCCATCAAGTTCACTGATAACGGCGGTGTCACACTAAAAGTAGAGCTACTAGAAAACGAACAATCCCCATCCCCCACTCCACACTCCATTGCCAAAATCCGCTTCCAAATCGAGGACACCGGAATTGGTATGTCTGCACAGCAAATAGAAAAAATATTCTTACCGTTCGAGCAAGTTGGTTCAGCACAGCAACGTTCTGAAGGTACAGGCTTAGGCTTGGCTATCAGTCAAAAAATAGCAGCTTTGATGGGCAGCGAAATTCAAGTACAGAGTCAACCAGGGGAAGGTAGTTTATTTTGGCTAGATTTACAACTACCAATTCCTCTTTCCCATGACTGGCAGAATGTAGGTGCTTCGCCATTCCCCAGCAACCAAAAAATTATCGGTATTCAAGGTAATACTCCACAAATTTTGATTGTCGATGATGATGATAACCATCGTGCTATCCTCAGTCGTCTGTTGCAAGAAGTTGGCTGTCGCACCGTAGAAGCTAACGACGGTGAACAGGGGTTAAAAATGGCGATCGCACACCATCCAGATATGATTCTGCTAGATTTAGCTATGCCGAATATGGATGGGTTTGAGTTTATCGTTCATCTACAAAAGCAGCCACAAACCAATAATATTCCCATCATTGTTTCTAGTGCTAACGTCTTTGAAGAAAATCGTCAGCGTAGTATCCAAGCAGGAGCCACCGCATTTGTACCAAAACCTCTGCACGCAGATGAACTACTCAATACCATACATTCTGTGTTGAAATTTGACTGGATTGATGATGCTCCATCCACACCGCAACCGTCGCTTCCTCAATCTGAGGCGATATCTGATAGTGAATTAGTTGTGCCATCCCAAGAGATTTTGCAGCAACTATATCACTTGGCCATGATGGGAGATATTCAGGCGATCGAGGGAATTATAAAAGAACTAACTCAAACAAACTCTCAACTAACTCCTTTTGCAACCCAGTTGAGCAAATTGGCTGCTGATTTTCAAACAGCAAAAATCCGTAAGTTCCTTAAATCGTTTATCACAATGGAGTTACGCCAATGA
- a CDS encoding IS5 family transposase produces the protein MYRRAQKQEKAAENFELPFGGKLASDNRWVIMANMIPWSKFEAEYAEIFSARMGAPAKTFRMALGALIIKEKLGISDRETVEQIRENPYLQYFIGMSAYSNESAFDPSMLVHFRERIDIELVNKINQEIVRKMLENKQEVEVRAKKPEVEDSKSKPANRGKLILDASCAPADISYPTDLGLLNQARKQTETIIDTLYKSLLVRNINKPRTYRNKARKDYLAVAKKRKPTVKERRKAIRKQLQYINRNLTHIQQLINLGASLLKLSNSQYKMLLVVAEVYRQQLWLYENQKISIQDRIVSLNQPHIRPIIRGKAGRTVEFGAKFSASYYDGYVFLDHISWDNFNESGDLKSQVEAYKNYTGYYPESVHVDKIYRTRENRAWCQERGIRISGPPLGRPPQNVSPEKKKQAAYDERIRNCIEGKFGQGKRRFSLGRVMAKLPHTSFTAIAITFLVMNLSTLLLRLFCVFFCLFFKTESFFTSSIIETDISLNLKQQKLIFFLD, from the coding sequence ATGTATCGAAGAGCGCAAAAGCAAGAAAAAGCAGCAGAAAACTTTGAACTACCCTTTGGGGGAAAACTAGCGTCAGATAACCGATGGGTAATCATGGCGAACATGATACCTTGGTCAAAATTTGAAGCAGAGTACGCAGAAATATTTTCAGCAAGAATGGGAGCGCCAGCCAAAACATTTAGAATGGCGTTGGGAGCATTAATAATTAAAGAAAAATTAGGAATAAGTGACAGAGAGACAGTAGAACAAATTCGGGAGAACCCGTATCTGCAATACTTTATAGGAATGTCAGCATATAGTAATGAATCTGCATTTGACCCGTCAATGCTAGTTCATTTTAGAGAAAGGATAGATATAGAATTAGTCAATAAAATCAATCAAGAAATAGTCAGGAAGATGTTAGAAAATAAACAGGAGGTAGAAGTAAGAGCAAAAAAGCCAGAGGTCGAGGATTCAAAAAGTAAGCCAGCCAATAGAGGAAAATTAATATTAGATGCTAGTTGTGCGCCAGCAGACATAAGTTATCCGACAGATTTAGGATTATTAAATCAAGCCAGAAAGCAAACAGAAACAATCATAGATACATTATATAAGTCCTTATTAGTAAGAAATATCAACAAACCAAGAACCTACAGAAACAAAGCAAGAAAGGATTATTTAGCAGTAGCCAAGAAAAGAAAACCAACAGTTAAAGAAAGAAGGAAAGCTATCAGAAAGCAACTGCAATATATCAACAGAAATTTAACTCATATTCAGCAGCTAATAAATTTAGGTGCGTCACTATTAAAACTGAGCAACAGTCAATATAAGATGTTGCTAGTAGTAGCAGAAGTTTATCGTCAACAGTTATGGTTATATGAAAATCAAAAAATTAGTATACAAGACCGCATTGTCAGTTTAAACCAACCACACATTCGTCCGATTATCCGAGGTAAAGCCGGGAGAACAGTAGAGTTTGGGGCTAAGTTTTCAGCTAGTTACTATGATGGCTATGTATTTTTAGACCATATTAGTTGGGACAACTTTAACGAATCAGGAGACTTAAAATCACAAGTAGAAGCATACAAAAACTACACCGGATATTATCCTGAATCAGTTCATGTTGATAAGATTTATCGGACGAGGGAGAATCGAGCTTGGTGTCAAGAAAGGGGAATTAGAATTAGTGGCCCACCACTAGGTAGACCCCCCCAAAATGTCAGCCCTGAAAAGAAGAAACAAGCCGCTTATGACGAAAGGATTCGTAATTGTATTGAGGGCAAGTTTGGACAAGGTAAACGAAGATTTAGCCTTGGTAGAGTTATGGCTAAACTTCCTCATACTTCTTTCACCGCTATTGCCATAACTTTTTTAGTTATGAATCTTTCTACTCTGCTATTACGGCTTTTTTGTGTATTTTTTTGCCTATTTTTCAAAACTGAGTCTTTTTTTACTTCTTCTATTATCGAAACTGATATTTCATTAAACCTTAAACAACAAAAACTTATCTTTTTTCTGGACTGA
- a CDS encoding DUF928 domain-containing protein, with amino-acid sequence MKHRYLATILSVVALMASSTWTTAHAVIFTPPTNNSAPKQATGGASRGNIFNPPKGNSAPRQATGGASRGNIFTPARGNSAPRQAAGGASRGNLFTPAKNNSAPRQAAGGASRTGTYELDPGTVASVGPAALIALLPQSFYGTTVAERPTIMVYIPATNAEEAAFSIKDEAGNIQYKMTIPVTGKSGVIAVKLPADAPALAVGKNYQWFLALKVDGQLSPSTPYVDGWIQRIQPNAEVTTAMQQKDALKLATALGKNGIWYDCVATLAAVQSAQPHNATITKQWQELLSSVSLKDIATVPLVASAN; translated from the coding sequence ATGAAACATCGTTACCTAGCTACAATCTTGAGTGTCGTAGCTCTGATGGCTAGTAGTACTTGGACTACTGCCCATGCAGTAATATTTACGCCACCTACTAACAACAGTGCGCCTAAACAAGCCACTGGCGGGGCTTCCCGTGGCAATATCTTTAATCCACCCAAAGGAAATAGTGCGCCTAGACAAGCCACTGGTGGTGCTTCTCGTGGCAATATCTTTACCCCAGCTAGGGGCAATAGTGCGCCTAGACAAGCAGCTGGTGGGGCTTCCCGTGGCAACCTCTTTACCCCAGCGAAAAATAATAGCGCCCCCAGACAAGCCGCAGGCGGTGCTTCTCGCACTGGCACTTACGAACTAGATCCTGGGACTGTAGCATCTGTAGGGCCAGCCGCCCTCATCGCTCTTTTGCCACAGAGTTTCTATGGCACAACAGTTGCCGAACGTCCCACAATCATGGTGTATATCCCAGCTACTAATGCAGAAGAAGCTGCATTTAGTATCAAGGATGAAGCAGGTAATATTCAGTACAAAATGACCATTCCTGTGACTGGAAAATCAGGAGTGATTGCTGTTAAATTGCCTGCTGATGCACCTGCATTAGCTGTTGGCAAAAACTACCAATGGTTTTTAGCCTTGAAAGTGGATGGACAACTCAGCCCCAGTACACCTTACGTAGATGGTTGGATTCAACGTATCCAGCCTAATGCGGAAGTAACTACAGCTATGCAGCAAAAAGATGCGCTCAAGCTAGCAACTGCTTTAGGTAAAAATGGGATTTGGTATGACTGTGTAGCCACACTAGCAGCAGTTCAGTCTGCCCAGCCTCACAACGCAACTATCACCAAGCAATGGCAAGAATTACTTTCCTCCGTTAGCTTGAAGGATATTGCCACTGTGCCTCTAGTAGCATCAGCAAACTAA